The Halobacillus amylolyticus nucleotide sequence TTTCTTAGGAACTTCTTTTAGATCAAGAGCTCCTGTAGAATCTAGTACACGGTCAGAAAATTTAAAGGAAGGAAGCTCGATTGGGCGAGATCCTGTAGCAATAATACAGTTATTGAATGTGTAAGTTTGAGAGTTTTTCTCGTCCATTACGCGTACTGTATTTTTATCTACAAAATACACTTCCCCTTTAACGATGTCGACTTTGTTCCCTTTAAGTAGTCCTTCAACACCGCCAGTCAGCTTGTCAACCACGCCGCCTTTCCATTCTTGAACCTTGGAAAAGTCAACGGTTGTTTTTTCAGACTGAATCCCCATGTCCTCTGCACCTTTTGCATGGTCAAAGCGATGACTCGCTTGAATAAGTGCTTTAGAAGGGATACAACCAACGTTTAGACAAACACCGCCTAGAGTACCTTTGTCTACAATTGTTACCTTTTGACCTGTTTGGGCGGCGCGGATGGCAGCCACATAGCCGCCAGGACCCGCCCCTATTACCAACGTATCTAATTCAATTGGGAAATCTCCTACTACCATACTTTACGCCTCCATCATAATTAGTTGTGGATCGTTCAGTAAACGCTTGATGTTATTCATTGCATGCTGAGCTGTGGCACCATCGATCATACGGTGGTCAAAGCTTAATGAAATAGCAAGTACCGGAGCAACGACTACTTCCCCGTCAAGTACAACTGGTTTCTCGGCAATACGTCCAATTCCTAGAATCGCTACTTCTGGGTGATTAATAACGGGAGTGAACCATTGTCCACCAGCTGAACCGATATTTGTGATTGTTGTTGAAGCACCCTTCATTTCTTCTGAAGAAAGTTTCCCGTCACGTGCTTTAACAGCCAATTCATTCACTTCACTTGAAATAGAGAAGATTGACTTGCGATCAGCATCTTTTACAACAGGTACAAGTAATCCTTTATCCGTATCAGCTGCAATACCAATATTATAGTAGTGTTTTTGAATAATTTCATCCGTTTCATCATCCAGTGATGTATTTAGAACAGGATACTTCTTAAGAGTTGAAACGAGTGCTTTCACTACATAAGGAAGATAGGTCAGCTTAATATCTTGTTCTGCTGCAACGGCCTTAAATTTCTTACGATGAGCTACGAGCTCTGATACATCCACTTCATCCATAAGTGTAACATGTGGGGCCGTGTGTTTAGAGTTAACCATTGCCTTAGCAATCGCTTTACGCATGCCGCTCATCTTCTCACGAGTTTCAGGATAAGCTTCGCCAGCTGGTTCCGCTGTTGCTTTAGTAGAGGTTTCTGCCTTTTCTTCTTTAGCCGCGTCTTCTTGGCTGTCCTCAGCTTTGGCTTGTCCACCATCTAAGAAGCTGTTTACATCTTCTTTAAGGATTCGGCCATTCTTTCCTGAGCCCTGCACTTTACGGATATCAACATCGTTATCACGTGCATACTTTCTTACTGACGGCATAGCGATGACACGTTTATCTTCATCAACATCACTATCATCGGATTGAGCTGCAGGCTGTTCTGTTGATTTTTCTTCTTTTGAAGCTTCTTGTTTTTCTTCTTTTGCTTCATCTTTTGACTCTTCTTTAGGTTCTTCTTTAGGTTCTTCTTTTGATTCCTCACCAGAATCCTCAGAACCGTCGTCAATCGTAATAATGACTGTACCTACTGTTGTCGTTTCACCTTCATCAACGTGAATCTCTTTGACTGTACCGTCGACTTGGGAAGGGATCTCAACAACTGCTTTGTCGTTTTGCACTTCACAAAGTACGTCATCTTCTTTTACTTCATCACCAGGTTTAACAAACCACTTTGCGATTTCACCCTCGTGGATACCTTCACCGATATCAGGCAGTTTAAATTCGAACGCCACGGTTATTACCTCCTATTAGTAGAGATGATTAAAAATTAACTACTTTATTTGCTTTTTCAACAATATCGTTATGGTCAGGCAGCCATATTTCTTCAGCTTGTGTGAAGGCATAGACTGTATCCGGCGCTGTTACACGCAGAACAGGTGCTTCAAGGTGAAGAATAGCTTTTTCTTGAATTTCAGCAGCAACACTCGCAGCAATTCCTGCTTGTTTCTGAGCTTCTTGAACCATTACGGCACGATTAGTTTTCTCAACTGAAGCTAAAATAGTCTCGTAATCGACAGGACTTACTGTACGAAGATCGATCACTTCAGCACTAACACCGTTTTCCTCAAGCTCCTCAGCTGCTTTTAGACAAGAATGTACCATAGCTCCATAAGCAATCAAAGTAACATCTGTACCTTCCCGCTTCACTTCGGCTTTTCCAAGTTCAACTGTATATTCTTCCTCTGGAACTTCTTCACGGAATGAACGATAAAGTTTCATATGCTCAAGGAAAATAACAGGGTCGTTATCACGGATCGATTGGATAAGAAGACCTTTTGCGTCATAAGGGTTAGAAGGAATGACGACTTTAAGACCTGGCTGCTGAGCCATTAAACCTTCCAAACTGTCAGCGTGAAGCTCAGGTGTGTGAACACCCCCGCCAAATGGTGAGCGGATGGTAATCGGCATATTCCTCGTGTTCCCAGTACGATAACGGTAACGAGCCATTTGACCACTAATCGCATCCATTGTCTCGTAAACGAATCCAAAGAATTGGATTTCTGGAACCGGACGGAAGTCAGTTAAAGCAAGACCGATGGACAAACCACCGATTCCTGACTCGGCAAGTGGTGTATCAAATACACGGTCTTCTCCGAATTCATCCTGAAGACCTTCTGTTGCACGGAATACACCGCCATTTTGGCCTACGTCTTCACCAAAAATGAGCACGTTTTCATCGTTCTTAAGTTCTGTGCGCATCGCATCAGTGATGGCTTGAATCATTGTCATTTGTGCCATGATCTACTTCGACTCCTTTTCTTTATATTCTTCCATTTGTTCTTGAAGGTTGGATGGAAGTTCTTCATACATGTTACCGATAAGATCGGTTACTTTTTGTTTTGGAGTATTGTCTGCTTCTTTAATGGCAGCTTTAATTTCCTCTTTTGCCTTTT carries:
- a CDS encoding dihydrolipoamide acetyltransferase family protein codes for the protein MAFEFKLPDIGEGIHEGEIAKWFVKPGDEVKEDDVLCEVQNDKAVVEIPSQVDGTVKEIHVDEGETTTVGTVIITIDDGSEDSGEESKEEPKEEPKEESKDEAKEEKQEASKEEKSTEQPAAQSDDSDVDEDKRVIAMPSVRKYARDNDVDIRKVQGSGKNGRILKEDVNSFLDGGQAKAEDSQEDAAKEEKAETSTKATAEPAGEAYPETREKMSGMRKAIAKAMVNSKHTAPHVTLMDEVDVSELVAHRKKFKAVAAEQDIKLTYLPYVVKALVSTLKKYPVLNTSLDDETDEIIQKHYYNIGIAADTDKGLLVPVVKDADRKSIFSISSEVNELAVKARDGKLSSEEMKGASTTITNIGSAGGQWFTPVINHPEVAILGIGRIAEKPVVLDGEVVVAPVLAISLSFDHRMIDGATAQHAMNNIKRLLNDPQLIMMEA
- a CDS encoding alpha-ketoacid dehydrogenase subunit beta, with translation MAQMTMIQAITDAMRTELKNDENVLIFGEDVGQNGGVFRATEGLQDEFGEDRVFDTPLAESGIGGLSIGLALTDFRPVPEIQFFGFVYETMDAISGQMARYRYRTGNTRNMPITIRSPFGGGVHTPELHADSLEGLMAQQPGLKVVIPSNPYDAKGLLIQSIRDNDPVIFLEHMKLYRSFREEVPEEEYTVELGKAEVKREGTDVTLIAYGAMVHSCLKAAEELEENGVSAEVIDLRTVSPVDYETILASVEKTNRAVMVQEAQKQAGIAASVAAEIQEKAILHLEAPVLRVTAPDTVYAFTQAEEIWLPDHNDIVEKANKVVNF